The genomic window CCTGGACGCTGCATATCAGCGGTTCGATGACTGGGCAGAACTGGTCGAGCATCATCCCACGGCTAACACGGGGGTTGTCATCGACCAGGCCGAGGACCTGCGGCGCCTCTTTCGCCAGGCAGCCAACGGCGCCTACAAACTACTCACCGAACTGCGCAGGTCCCAGAAGGTGACGCCTTCCGCAAGTGGGTCCTACCCGCCGGCGATCTTGGCGGTCCTGGCCGCGGCGGCCTCCTTCGACGCCGCGACACAAGCGATCAGCCCGGTGGCCTCCGGGCTACGCCTCGACACGCAACTCCGCTACAAGGTCCCGGCGTCCCTACGGGCCACTGCCCAATTCCTGGCCGCAGCCACCAACGCCCTCACCCAGACACAAGCCTTCCTCGCCCAGGCCGAGAGCGAGGTGACCTCGCAGTCACCGCACCTGCCCGTGGCGCGCACTACCGAACGCACAGGAGGTTGTTGACGAAGGACAGGTCTGGCGAACAGCAGACAAGGGCGGCGCGGGCTGCCCGGGAGGCGCAACGGACCGCACGGACACCTGCGATTCGGCGTGTGCAGGACCTCAACCACACCCAGCGGCTACAGCAGGCGCAACGGATCTAGGAGCAGGAGGACCTCGTCGCCGAGGACGTCGAACGGGCAGGTCGCGACGAGCCGGGGAACGTCAGCGGGCCGTCGTACTGAGCGCGGGGTTTGCTCGCGGGGCCTCGCCCGGGACGACCACCTGCTCACCTTGCATTTCTGGGTGCTGCAGGCGCACTGCCCGGTCCCTGGTGTAGTCGTCGGTGAAGCTCTTGACCAGCAGCTGCGCGTAGACCCTCGCGAGGCCGGTCTGCACCAGGTAGTGGTCACCGATCCGATGACGGGCCCGCGACCAGGACCGGAATGTCCACCAGGTCCACAGCACTACCGCCCAGCAGGCGGTGCTGACGAACATGGCGGGGTCCTGGGTCGCGCCGAGCCAGATCCCCGCGCCGGCATTCATCAGCAGGCAGGTCAGCATGAGCCAACGGGGTATCAAGGCGGAGGCGACGGCCCACATGAGAGCGATGAACGTCAACCAGACCTTCCACGGCGCGAGCAGGACCCTGATCGCCGGGTCGCTGCGGGTCAGGCCGGCACGCATCACACCCACCTCGTGCGCGACAACGGCTGCGGCTGCCCCTGTCGAGAGGTGACCCAGGCGCACGTCCTCGATCAACCCTCGGCTGACCACGATGATCCGTCTCCCGACCGCGGTGACCGCAATTCCACGGCTGGGCCCGACAAGCAACGTCAGGTGTGCTGATTCCACGCCGTGCTCGAGCAGGACCTGCGCGACCGGGCCGAGGGTGTGGCGTTGGTGCAGCCGTGGAGCCCGCGCCCACATGAACACCGCCTGGCACCGTTCTCCTACGGGTGTGCTGGCAGCGATGGCCAGCACCGGCACGATCACCAGCAGGAAGGCCGGCCAGTACTGGCGCGCTACCAGGGCGGCGACGACCAGCCACATCGCCGCGCTCATCACCATCGGCACGATCATCACCCGCGCATAAGCGCGTCGTGCCCGCCCTGCCGTCATCGCTGCCACCTCCACGTGGTCGTTCACCGCCAGTCGTTTGGTCGAGTTTGGGTGGGTGGTTTTGACACCCCCGGCTCTCGCGTCCCCGCTTTAGGGGTCATGACCAGAGTGCCCGAGGCCACCGACAGGCCGCAGCGGTTATCCACAGGCGTTCGCGGCCGCCCGTACGCCCCCAGATCCGCCGCCGGCCAGGACTGCCTTGCCAGGGCGTTGCTAGGCAGGCGGATACCGCCGTCCCTGACCACGAAGGAACTCCCATGATGCCGCTCGACCAGCCGGTTACCACTCCTGCCGCTGCCCAGGTCCTGGTACGAATGCACCAGCTGCTGTGGCAGGCCAGCACCGAGGCCCACCGACGCGCGTGCGCTGCACCCGATCCGCCCGCTGTTGACCTGGCGTTCATCCTGGACCACCTGTGCGCCCAGGTCTATGACCTGGTGCCGGGCGACTACCGCGACGCCCTCCTGGACCGGCCGGCGACGTGCGGGGCCGATCCGGTAGATCTCGCTGCGCAGGCCGAGGGGCTCAGCCGACAGGAACCTGTCAACGACTTCCCGCCCGGGATCTGTCTGGTCGTGGTGCGGTTGATCGACACCGTCCGGGACTTCTCATGACCCGGCGGCCGCCGGCCATCTACCCGCCGAGTGTGGGGGAGCTGATCGAGCGGGGCGAGGTGCTGGCCCGCTCCCTGATGTATGACGCACACCAGCGCGACGGGCGGGCGATGCTGCGCGCCTGGGGCGAGGTTGTCGAGGGGGCCAACGACCTGTGGAGCCGCCTGCCTCAAGCCTCGGACGTTCCTGGGACAGGTAAGCAGGTGATTGACCAACTGGAACGGTCCGCCAGGACGTTGCGCCGCGCAGCTGGCGATGCCCGCGAAGTCGATTCGACGCTGCAGGAGATCGGTCAAGTCTTCACCCAGGCAGCCGAGATGATCGGGCAAAGCGGTGTCGCCGAACGCCGAGAACCCACCCGATGGACCAGCGCACAACTGCGCGACTCTTTCGCCGCGCGCGTCAGCATCATGCACACCCTGTACGTCGCCTCGCACGCGGTCTCTGTGGCCTTGTCCGAGAACGCGCTGGCCGAGCAGCTCGACGCCCGACTGCGGCACCATCGGCGCACGCCAGCGCACGAGTTACGCCATCGAGTCCTCGGGGTTGAGCAGGTCGCCCACTCCTACATCAACGGTCACTACCCGCAGGCGCTGACCGGCAAGCAACGTGAGCCGGTGGACCATGTTCGGATCCCGAGCGCGATCGCAGCCTGGGACGTCTACGCCCAACGGGTCCTCACCCAGGAACCAACAACTCACGCGATGGCCCGGGTGGCCGAGGCGGCGTTCGCGGCGTCGACGCATGCCCACCGCATGTGGCGGGCCGCGGTCCAGGCCGGCCACGTTGACCAGGCGGTGTTCGACTCGCAGATCGCCCCAGCCCTGGAAACCATGATCGAGAAGTGGGGCGAAGCGCACACCCGCTTCAAGCAACTCACGCACCCTCACGAGACGAGTCCGCCGTCTTTGCGGGAGGCAGGCTGGGAACTAGCGGACGCGATGCGAGAGGTGACCACGACTCCTGTGGGTCCCGCCTCGGCGAAAGACATAGGAAATCGTGCCGATATGCCCTCCCTGGTGCGCTCCCTGCACCGCTTCCATGCCACGGTCGCCGGCGTAGGAGCCCTCTTCCACGAAACAGCCCGCCAGGCGCCGCTGGAAGTCGATGCGCGCGCCGCTAACGACATAATCAAGGCAGCCCTCGACACCGACGACGAGCGTCTGTCCCCATCCCGCGACGCCTTCGCGGTGACACCTAGAGATGTACAGCTCAAACGGGCAGTCCCTCTTCCAGACGGAATGCGCGGCCGCCTCGAAAACGCAGGCCACGACGTGGCTACCGCGACCCGCGCGTCACTACGTGCCACCATGGCTGCCAGCGATCGCGGACGAGACGCCATGACCGTCCCGAACAGCTGGACCCATCACGTGGGTTCTGGAAACAAGTTGCCCACCAGCCGGGACCGAGAACAGTCAGCCGCAACGATCAACGTCAGCGTGCCCCACGTACCCAGGTGACATGGGTCCGGTAAGTGTGGCTCTGTGTCAACAGTTCGGGGTAGATTTCGCCTGAATCGTGTACAGATGCGTTCATCGGGTCGAGTGCCCTCAAGGGGCTGTCCCGCCCTTCGGCTCACATCGACTGGCTGTTTTACGCTGATGGTCCCTGCCAGCGATGCCACGTACGACAAGCTAAGCAAACTCAGCCGCACTTGGCGAGACGACGATGAGCCGCAGCGGATGAGCAAGAGCATCACCATCGCTCCCGGCTGCGTCGGTCCTCGGGACCAGCTCAATCCAAGTTCTGATCTTCTGTTGGTTCGGCTGCACCGCCGATGACGCGTCGGGGGCGTCTACGTCCTCCGCCGAAGTAGAACACACTCCTCGGCGGTCGACGAAGTAGATCGCGGCGGAAGCCTGATCGAGCGAGCAAGACAAGCGCCGCGGACACCACGAACAAGACTCCTCCCGCCCTCCAGGCCCACTCGAAGCCGACGCCTTCGACTACGAGTCCCAGCAGCGCCGGACCTGCAGCTCCTCCAACGAACGCGCCAGATTGCACCACCGAGATGGCCTGAGTGGGCGCGTCCCGACCGACCCGGGCCACGGCGAAGAGCATCAGGCCGTGCCAGGACCAGCCGACCCCGAACGCCAAGACGCCGAAGAGAATCACACCCCACAGCTCAGGCACCGCGCCGATCCCGAAGAGGGCGAGCGCCCCTCCGAGCATCATCGTTGCGACGACGGACATGTTACCGCCGAAGCGCCCGTCGGCGCGCAGTCCGCTGAGCACCCGAACCGCCACAGAAGTGCCAGCCCCGCAAGCCATCAGCCATCCAGCTTGCTCAATGGTTAGCCCAGCCTCGTGCGCCCAGATGGCCAGGTAGGCACCGAAGAAGTTGCACGCCATGCTCGCACACCCCACAGCGACCGCGCACAGGGCAAGCGGTCCTAGGGGTGCATGGTCGGAGAGGTCGGAAGTGTGGAGTGAGGGCCTGATCCGCAGCCTCACCGCCTCCTCGCGAGGTTCGCCGGGGGGATGGCGTTGGCGGCGAGTGACCCCCTCCCCAAACGCGTCAACCAGTGCG from Ornithinimicrobium cryptoxanthini includes these protein-coding regions:
- a CDS encoding MFS transporter, translating into MLSASALTVLGSLAPFLVGTQAVLVMRDLDFGAAGVGLAVSVFFGAAALVTVLSTGTFERMSRRTGRAVSGALVAIGSLAVALIVRDLPGLALAMVVLGAGNAACQGTSNKTVASMLPPHRRGLGFGIKQAAVPTAIMLGGLAVPLTTTMLGWRSTFVATGCLGILVFGYALVDAFGEGVTRRQRHPPGEPREEAVRLRIRPSLHTSDLSDHAPLGPLALCAVAVGCASMACNFFGAYLAIWAHEAGLTIEQAGWLMACGAGTSVAVRVLSGLRADGRFGGNMSVVATMMLGGALALFGIGAVPELWGVILFGVLAFGVGWSWHGLMLFAVARVGRDAPTQAISVVQSGAFVGGAAGPALLGLVVEGVGFEWAWRAGGVLFVVSAALVLLARSGFRRDLLRRPPRSVFYFGGGRRRPRRVIGGAAEPTEDQNLD